Proteins co-encoded in one Halobacteriovoraceae bacterium genomic window:
- a CDS encoding UvrD-helicase domain-containing protein, with translation MFDINKLNRQQKLAVKETEGPVMILAGAGSGKTRTLVSRMGYLIEEKNISPYQVLALTFSNKAAGEMRERIASAIQVDIGALQVTTFHSFCARLLRNEANYLGLSRSFTIYDDSESKSVVKSIMGRHGLNTKQVSPFEIMNYFSSLKHLGHYLGRENKIEIDYELEKDDAYYTFFEEYETEIHKANAIDFGGLITAVIQLFETYPNVLESYQNRYKYILVDEYQDTNRAQFELVEKLALIHRNICVVGDEDQSIYSWRGADIRNILEFEESFPEAKILKLEQNYRSSANIIEAASHVIQRNSQRKGKELWTENENGESIQIRECENDIKESQFVASEIDKLISSGVPLNDIAVFYRANAQSRLIEDALRNSNTPYRIVGGIKFYERKEVKDILAYMRLIINEKDSLALSRIINVPARGIGTTTLRKIEEEAIKSNSTLWEIISSLCENSQDFSHIRLSAKVKSALSNFSSLINECRAMNEQNESCIIIFEKVMHESGYYDSLIQKKDYESQARIENLEELGNAIKQFEKINSSNRLVNFLETITLDQSREGDNKDEGEIALMTIHGAKGLEFPYVFVTGLEENVFPSYQSMDNGEIGIEEERRLFYVAMTRAMKRLYLTFAQGRMLFGQIKFNGPSRFLNEIPNKYYDWKIEGKKRSQFNFNDENSYDDDWNDFSQESSFNEESYIVRQTTHEKQKILKSTYPEGSKVGHSLYGEGIVLESSSPGPDEKVVIKFRDGSKKKFMVKFAPLTLL, from the coding sequence TTGTTTGATATCAATAAGCTCAATAGGCAACAAAAATTAGCAGTAAAAGAAACTGAAGGCCCTGTAATGATCTTGGCCGGAGCTGGCTCAGGAAAAACAAGAACACTAGTATCAAGAATGGGTTATCTGATAGAAGAAAAAAATATTAGTCCCTATCAAGTACTGGCCCTTACGTTTTCAAATAAGGCGGCCGGAGAAATGAGAGAGAGGATTGCTTCTGCTATTCAAGTTGATATCGGAGCACTACAAGTAACAACATTTCATTCATTTTGTGCAAGACTTTTAAGAAATGAAGCAAACTATCTTGGTTTAAGTCGAAGTTTTACAATATATGATGATTCTGAATCGAAATCAGTTGTTAAATCTATCATGGGTAGACATGGACTAAACACTAAACAAGTTTCACCATTTGAAATTATGAATTATTTCTCTTCACTCAAACATCTTGGTCATTATTTGGGGCGGGAAAATAAAATAGAAATTGATTATGAATTAGAAAAAGATGATGCTTATTATACTTTTTTCGAAGAATATGAAACAGAGATTCATAAAGCAAATGCCATTGATTTTGGTGGACTTATCACAGCTGTAATTCAATTATTTGAAACTTATCCAAATGTTCTAGAAAGTTATCAGAATCGATATAAATATATTCTAGTAGATGAGTATCAAGATACAAATAGAGCACAATTTGAGCTCGTTGAAAAACTGGCCCTCATCCATAGGAATATATGCGTTGTAGGAGATGAAGACCAGAGTATCTATTCTTGGAGAGGCGCAGATATTAGGAATATTTTAGAATTCGAGGAAAGTTTCCCTGAAGCAAAAATATTGAAACTAGAACAGAACTACCGCTCTTCTGCAAATATTATTGAAGCGGCATCACATGTGATTCAAAGAAACTCTCAAAGAAAAGGAAAAGAACTTTGGACTGAAAATGAAAATGGTGAATCAATACAAATTAGAGAATGTGAAAATGATATAAAAGAATCTCAGTTTGTAGCTTCTGAAATCGATAAGTTGATATCTTCTGGCGTTCCTTTAAATGATATTGCCGTTTTTTACCGGGCCAATGCACAATCTAGATTGATTGAAGACGCTCTTCGAAATTCAAATACTCCATATCGAATAGTCGGGGGGATAAAATTTTACGAAAGAAAAGAAGTCAAAGATATTTTGGCCTATATGCGACTAATAATTAACGAGAAGGATTCTTTGGCCTTATCGAGAATTATAAACGTACCTGCGAGAGGAATAGGAACAACGACTCTAAGAAAAATTGAAGAAGAAGCAATTAAGTCAAATTCAACGTTGTGGGAAATCATTAGTTCACTATGTGAGAATTCTCAAGATTTTTCACATATTAGATTAAGTGCAAAGGTAAAGTCTGCGTTATCAAATTTTTCATCTTTGATTAATGAATGTCGTGCAATGAATGAACAAAATGAATCATGTATTATCATTTTTGAAAAAGTTATGCATGAATCTGGCTACTACGATTCACTGATTCAAAAAAAAGATTACGAATCACAGGCCAGAATAGAAAATTTAGAAGAACTTGGAAATGCAATTAAACAGTTTGAAAAAATTAATTCTTCAAATAGGCTAGTTAATTTTTTAGAAACAATTACTTTAGATCAATCAAGAGAAGGGGATAATAAGGATGAAGGGGAAATCGCATTGATGACCATTCACGGAGCTAAAGGTCTTGAGTTCCCCTACGTTTTTGTAACAGGACTAGAAGAAAATGTTTTTCCATCCTATCAAAGTATGGATAACGGCGAAATAGGGATAGAAGAAGAAAGACGACTTTTTTACGTGGCCATGACAAGGGCCATGAAAAGACTCTATCTTACTTTTGCACAAGGACGAATGCTTTTTGGACAAATTAAGTTTAATGGCCCAAGTCGTTTTTTGAATGAAATTCCAAACAAGTATTATGATTGGAAAATTGAAGGAAAAAAACGTTCACAATTCAATTTTAATGACGAAAATTCTTATGATGACGATTGGAATGATTTTTCACAAGAAAGCTCCTTTAATGAAGAATCTTACATTGTCAGGCAAACAACTCATGAGAAACAGAAGATTTTAAAATCTACTTATCCTGAAGGCTCAAAAGTAGGACATTCTTTATACGGGGAAGGTATTGTGTTAGAGTCCTCAAGTCCAGGGCCAGATGAGAAAGTTGTAATAAAATTTAGAGATGGGAGCAAAAAGAAATTTATGGTTAAATTCGCACCTCTTACCTTGTTATAA
- the glmS gene encoding glutamine--fructose-6-phosphate transaminase (isomerizing): MCGIVGYLGPQNAVDIVLEGLARLEYRGYDSAGVCFKNERQKLEVVKKEGKLENLISELKNHTTSSHIAIGHTRWATHGIVNDKNAHPHFFDEFPHVSIVHNGIIENFHEIKKDLESEGIIFHTETDSEAFLGLLAFELKSGSNLKDAIVSAFKKIEGNSALVVINDKSNELFAIKKSAPLVCGKNSKTNNLMVSSDPYALVGHVSDIYFPEDEVLCELKINGESTLKFFELDGRESRRFLHKIEEGNLEVSDKGHFDHYMQKEIYEQPGLIRSLAQKYLSDKGLEGLKSVSEFRPSLVHISACGTAWHAGLIIKNYLETVSKVPTVIDLASEFRYRNPLLNNGELGLFISQSGETADTLAAQELCKKNNLKTISIVNVDGSTLFRDCDFNLLIHAGVEIGVASTKAFTLQVLTGRLYAQALAGEINKEKVLKDYSLLADRIDELLNNIEKIKNIAEEISNNKGYIFTGRGIYFPVALEGALKLKEIAYVHAEGYAAGELKHGPIALIDEEMVNIAFIGPELYDKTYSNLLEVKARKGIIVGIGPKNDQKLSESCNYYIPLNFEGLGDLAPLYTNVVGQLLSYYLAKYKGTDIDKPRNLAKSVTVE, encoded by the coding sequence ATGTGTGGAATAGTTGGGTATTTAGGTCCTCAGAATGCTGTGGACATTGTACTTGAGGGTTTGGCCCGTTTGGAATATCGCGGTTATGATTCCGCTGGAGTTTGCTTCAAAAATGAAAGGCAAAAACTTGAAGTCGTCAAAAAAGAAGGAAAACTTGAAAACCTGATTAGCGAATTAAAAAATCATACAACATCTTCACATATTGCAATTGGACACACTCGTTGGGCCACACATGGAATCGTAAATGATAAAAATGCTCACCCACACTTTTTCGATGAATTTCCACATGTATCAATTGTACATAATGGAATTATAGAAAATTTTCATGAAATTAAAAAAGACTTAGAAAGTGAAGGAATTATCTTTCATACAGAAACCGATTCTGAGGCCTTCTTAGGTCTTTTGGCCTTCGAGCTAAAAAGTGGGAGTAATTTGAAAGATGCTATTGTAAGCGCATTTAAAAAAATAGAAGGAAACTCTGCTTTAGTTGTTATCAATGATAAATCAAATGAACTTTTTGCGATAAAAAAATCTGCCCCACTTGTCTGTGGAAAAAATTCAAAAACAAATAATTTAATGGTTTCTTCGGATCCATATGCCTTGGTTGGACATGTTTCAGATATTTATTTTCCAGAAGATGAAGTTTTGTGCGAACTTAAAATTAATGGTGAATCAACTCTTAAATTCTTTGAACTTGATGGAAGAGAATCTCGAAGATTTTTGCACAAAATAGAAGAAGGAAATCTTGAAGTTTCCGACAAGGGTCATTTTGATCATTACATGCAAAAAGAAATTTATGAACAACCCGGGTTAATTCGTAGCTTGGCCCAGAAATATCTATCAGACAAAGGTCTAGAAGGCCTTAAGTCCGTCAGTGAATTTAGACCAAGTCTTGTTCATATTTCTGCTTGTGGAACAGCTTGGCACGCAGGACTAATTATAAAAAACTATCTAGAAACAGTTTCAAAAGTACCAACTGTGATAGATTTGGCCAGTGAATTTCGATACCGCAATCCATTACTTAATAATGGAGAATTAGGCCTGTTTATATCACAATCAGGGGAAACTGCTGACACATTAGCTGCACAGGAACTTTGTAAGAAAAATAATTTAAAAACAATTTCTATTGTGAATGTCGATGGCAGCACTCTTTTTAGAGACTGTGATTTCAATCTACTCATTCATGCTGGAGTTGAAATAGGAGTCGCATCTACAAAAGCGTTTACTCTACAAGTTCTGACTGGACGTTTGTATGCTCAAGCTTTGGCCGGAGAAATTAATAAGGAAAAAGTACTTAAGGATTATTCTCTTCTTGCTGATAGAATTGATGAACTACTAAATAATATAGAAAAAATTAAAAATATTGCTGAAGAGATATCAAATAATAAGGGTTATATATTTACGGGGCGAGGAATATATTTTCCAGTGGCATTAGAAGGCGCCTTAAAACTAAAAGAGATTGCCTATGTCCATGCTGAAGGTTATGCGGCAGGAGAGTTGAAGCACGGGCCAATTGCACTCATTGATGAAGAAATGGTGAATATCGCTTTTATTGGACCTGAGCTTTATGATAAGACATATTCAAACTTATTAGAGGTGAAAGCTAGAAAAGGAATAATCGTTGGAATTGGCCCTAAAAATGATCAGAAATTAAGTGAATCATGTAATTACTATATTCCATTAAATTTTGAAGGGCTAGGTGATCTGGCGCCACTTTATACAAATGTTGTAGGTCAATTACTCTCTTATTATTTGGCCAAGTATAAAGGAACAGATATTGATAAACCCAGAAATTTGGCCAAGTCAGTAACTGTGGAGTAG
- a CDS encoding ketoacyl-ACP synthase III, whose product MVRSKIAGVGAYVPPKLVKNSDLEKMMDTSDEWIQQRTGIEQRYWVDNNTSTSDLACEASIAAINDAKIQKEEIDLIIFATLSPDHDFPGSGCFLQAKLGIPGVPAFDIRQQCSGFIYGMSMADSFIQTGKYKNILLVGSEVHSKALDKTPEGRAVSVLFGDAAGAVIIQPTEVEDEKQDSHIIHCQLHAEGQYAKELWIPAPGSGFPDGERINADMIEKGLHYPYMNGRTVFVHATKRMAESLSSTLETSGYTVDDIDLFLFHQANLRINSKVGEMLGVDETKVFNTIQKYGNTTAATIPLGMRDALEAGILKPGMLVASAAFGSGFTWASSIYRY is encoded by the coding sequence ATGGTAAGAAGCAAAATCGCTGGCGTTGGTGCATATGTCCCTCCAAAACTTGTTAAAAATTCAGACTTAGAAAAAATGATGGATACGTCAGATGAGTGGATTCAACAAAGAACAGGCATAGAACAACGCTATTGGGTTGATAATAATACCTCTACTTCAGATCTCGCATGTGAGGCCTCAATTGCTGCAATTAATGATGCAAAAATTCAAAAAGAAGAAATCGACCTGATTATATTTGCTACTCTAAGTCCCGATCACGATTTTCCTGGTTCAGGATGTTTTTTGCAGGCCAAACTTGGCATCCCGGGAGTTCCAGCATTTGATATTAGACAACAATGTTCTGGTTTCATATACGGTATGTCTATGGCCGATTCTTTTATTCAAACAGGAAAGTATAAAAATATTTTACTTGTTGGATCAGAAGTTCACTCAAAAGCTCTTGATAAAACACCCGAAGGTCGAGCCGTTTCTGTTCTCTTTGGCGATGCTGCAGGGGCCGTCATCATTCAACCCACTGAGGTTGAAGATGAAAAACAAGACTCACATATTATTCACTGTCAGCTACACGCTGAAGGACAATATGCAAAAGAACTATGGATTCCGGCACCAGGATCTGGTTTTCCTGATGGAGAACGCATCAATGCAGATATGATTGAAAAAGGACTGCACTATCCCTACATGAATGGGAGAACAGTTTTTGTTCATGCAACCAAACGCATGGCCGAGAGTCTTTCTTCAACCCTAGAAACCTCAGGATATACTGTTGATGACATTGATCTTTTTTTGTTTCATCAGGCAAACCTAAGAATCAACTCAAAAGTTGGTGAAATGCTAGGAGTCGATGAAACTAAAGTCTTCAACACAATTCAAAAATATGGAAATACTACTGCAGCAACCATACCTCTAGGGATGAGAGACGCTCTTGAAGCAGGTATTCTAAAACCAGGTATGCTTGTGGCCTCAGCTGCTTTTGGTTCGGGCTTTACCTGGGCCTCTAGTATTTACAGATATTAA
- a CDS encoding mechanosensitive ion channel has protein sequence MPSALLTFIKFLSRPLFDIGGNSISVITIFVAVLLFWSSTFLSNLSVKLTYRILNKADLERGVRESFAKVSKYLTLFLGIMISLSALGFNLNSIAAISAVLGVGIGFGLQNITQNFMSGLIILFERPIKVGDLVEVNGVSGRVVEINFRSTLIHTRDDVAIIVPNSKFIAEQVVNESFSGEKIRLHLRVGVAYGTDVQKVKEILLKIAQENEGVLMTPPPSVIFEDFADSSLNFKLRVWVKELWTTEDILSELRFQVDKAFKENNISIPFPQRDVWIKEQKN, from the coding sequence ATGCCTTCTGCTCTTTTAACTTTCATAAAATTCTTGTCGAGGCCTCTTTTTGATATTGGTGGGAATTCAATATCAGTGATTACAATTTTTGTTGCAGTTTTATTATTCTGGTCAAGTACTTTTTTATCAAATCTGAGTGTGAAGTTGACCTATAGAATTCTTAACAAAGCAGACCTTGAAAGAGGTGTGAGAGAGTCATTTGCAAAAGTATCAAAATATCTCACTTTATTTTTAGGAATAATGATTTCACTAAGTGCCTTAGGTTTCAATCTCAATTCAATTGCTGCGATATCAGCTGTACTTGGTGTGGGGATTGGATTTGGACTGCAAAATATTACTCAAAATTTTATGTCAGGCTTGATTATTCTTTTTGAACGTCCAATTAAAGTTGGTGATTTAGTTGAAGTAAATGGTGTGTCAGGACGAGTTGTAGAGATCAATTTTAGATCGACCCTTATTCACACGAGAGATGATGTAGCAATAATAGTTCCAAATTCAAAATTTATTGCAGAGCAGGTAGTGAATGAAAGTTTTTCGGGAGAAAAAATTAGGCTACATTTGAGGGTGGGTGTTGCTTATGGAACAGATGTGCAAAAAGTTAAAGAAATTCTATTAAAAATTGCACAGGAAAATGAGGGAGTCCTTATGACTCCTCCACCTAGTGTAATATTTGAAGATTTTGCAGATTCGAGTTTAAATTTTAAATTAAGAGTTTGGGTGAAAGAGTTGTGGACAACTGAGGATATTTTGTCTGAATTAAGGTTTCAGGTGGATAAAGCTTTTAAAGAAAATAATATATCCATTCCCTTTCCACAAAGAGATGTGTGGATTAAAGAACAAAAAAATTAG
- the glmU gene encoding bifunctional UDP-N-acetylglucosamine diphosphorylase/glucosamine-1-phosphate N-acetyltransferase GlmU: MSESFSSVILAAGEGKRLNMEVPKPLAPAAGLKLIDFPIRELKKFSKNLNLKDNISCVVGHKRELVEEHISQYENVNTVLQEKQIGTGDAVKSYFLGVKDAKDYDFTLITCADTPLIRESHFQKLFSCLKDTKADAVVATFKTTNPTGYGRIVIGDKGLKIIEEKDANTQQKTIKIVNSGLYIFKTSYILDHLDSLNTNNQSGELYLTDLFQQGRNVTSCEFEDDGSFLGVNNPDQLDKVNTILRKERAAQLQNDGVYFVESRHTYLDYDVEIGRGTTVYPNNFIQSGTKIGEKCILLPGSVIKNTIIGKQTTIKPYCILEDSRLGDNVTIGPFAHLRPDSIVKDECKIGNFVEIKKTRLDKGVKVSHLSYVGDAEIGEDSNIGCGFITCNYDGANKHKTTIGKGCFIGSDSQMIAPVKIGDEAYVASGSTINKDIPDGGFAIARERQVTKEGLAKKFLKKK; this comes from the coding sequence ATGTCAGAGAGTTTTAGTTCAGTGATTTTAGCGGCAGGAGAAGGAAAGCGACTAAATATGGAAGTACCTAAGCCTCTTGCACCTGCTGCAGGTCTTAAGCTGATTGATTTTCCGATAAGAGAACTAAAAAAGTTTTCAAAGAATTTAAATTTAAAGGATAATATTTCTTGTGTTGTAGGACATAAGCGAGAATTAGTTGAAGAACATATTTCGCAATATGAGAATGTAAATACTGTACTCCAAGAAAAGCAAATCGGTACAGGAGATGCGGTGAAGTCTTATTTTCTTGGAGTGAAGGATGCAAAGGACTATGACTTTACATTGATAACCTGCGCCGACACTCCTCTGATAAGAGAATCACATTTTCAAAAACTATTTTCATGCTTGAAAGATACGAAAGCTGATGCAGTCGTTGCGACTTTTAAAACAACGAACCCAACTGGCTATGGGAGAATAGTTATAGGAGATAAAGGACTTAAAATTATTGAAGAAAAAGACGCAAATACACAACAAAAGACAATTAAAATTGTTAATAGTGGACTTTATATTTTCAAAACTAGTTACATATTAGATCATCTTGATTCTCTTAATACTAATAATCAATCTGGAGAGCTCTATCTTACTGATCTTTTTCAACAAGGTCGAAATGTCACTTCTTGTGAATTTGAAGACGATGGTTCCTTTTTAGGCGTAAATAATCCTGACCAACTGGATAAAGTAAATACAATTCTAAGAAAAGAGCGAGCAGCTCAGCTCCAAAATGATGGGGTCTATTTTGTAGAATCTCGGCACACGTATTTAGACTACGATGTTGAAATTGGTAGAGGAACAACTGTTTATCCAAATAATTTCATACAATCAGGCACAAAAATCGGTGAAAAATGTATCTTGTTACCTGGTTCAGTTATAAAAAATACTATTATTGGAAAACAAACAACCATTAAACCATACTGCATTTTGGAAGATTCAAGACTAGGCGATAATGTTACCATAGGCCCATTTGCCCATTTAAGACCTGATTCAATTGTTAAAGACGAATGTAAAATTGGTAACTTTGTTGAGATAAAGAAAACTCGGCTGGATAAGGGTGTTAAAGTTTCACATTTAAGTTATGTTGGAGACGCCGAAATTGGCGAGGATTCTAATATTGGGTGCGGATTTATCACGTGTAATTACGATGGTGCCAATAAACACAAAACTACAATTGGTAAAGGCTGTTTTATAGGTTCAGATTCACAAATGATTGCTCCAGTCAAAATTGGAGACGAGGCATATGTAGCTAGCGGATCAACGATAAACAAAGATATCCCAGATGGTGGGTTTGCTATAGCAAGAGAGCGCCAAGTTACTAAAGAAGGTTTGGCCAAAAAGTTTTTGAAAAAGAAGTAA
- the lon gene encoding endopeptidase La — protein sequence MVTNYEGDNIDFKDHLPLLPIRDIVVYPFMILPLFVGRKSSMQAVDHSLNQTDRLILLASQKDITAETPSPSEIYELGTVAIIMRMRKLPDGRIKILVQGLSKARILEYTQEAPFFSAKLMKVDDIFADGKDVAISALMRTIREQLERVTSLGKILPDNILMILEDVNEPGRLADLVSSNLNLNVAEAQLILEILDPVERLHKINEILTREIQILAMQAKIKNVAKDGITKTQKEFFLREQIKAIKNELGDDHNSEALDEFTELRQKIVSANMPEEAYQESAKQLSRLEKMHPDSSESSIIRNYLDWMIDVPWSVESEEHIDIDASKKILDEDHFELEKVKERVLEYLAVRQLKGKEMKGPIMCFSGPPGVGKTSLGKSIARATGREFVRISLGGVKDEAEIRGHRRTYVGAMPGRIIQALKQAGTNNPVILLDEVDKLGGDFKGDPSSALLEVLDPEQNHNFRDHYLNVNFDLSNVMFIATSNVLSDIPEPLRDRMEVLSLSGYTLEEKTAICSRYLIPKQMEENGVNEEQITFTKDGIVKVINSFTSEAGLRNLERQIGSLCRKVAMKIARGKIELTEINPNSVEKLLGPPIYTQEEEKDRDEIGVATGLAWTAHGGQILYIESTKMKGSGLTLTGQLGDVMKESATAAIGHIRSKAKDYGIEEDFYEKSEFHIHIPAGATPKDGPSAGITLATTIMSLLTNLPVSKDVAMTGEITLTGKVLPIGGLKEKALAAMRMNISTVIIPWKNKKDLVDIPEEYRKKLNFVPVKELEEVLEVALIGWKDRENSLKFSKNKKIKRKNIPPVAA from the coding sequence ATGGTTACAAATTACGAGGGTGACAATATCGATTTTAAAGATCATCTCCCCTTGTTACCAATTAGAGATATTGTAGTTTATCCTTTTATGATACTACCTCTATTTGTTGGACGAAAATCATCTATGCAAGCAGTTGATCACTCTCTTAATCAAACAGACCGATTGATTTTGCTGGCCAGCCAAAAAGATATTACTGCTGAAACTCCTTCTCCAAGTGAAATTTATGAACTGGGAACAGTTGCTATCATTATGAGAATGAGAAAACTACCAGATGGAAGAATAAAAATTCTAGTACAAGGACTCAGTAAGGCCAGAATCCTTGAGTATACACAAGAAGCACCTTTTTTTAGTGCAAAATTAATGAAAGTAGATGATATTTTTGCAGATGGAAAAGATGTTGCCATCTCTGCATTAATGAGAACAATTCGGGAACAATTAGAGAGAGTCACCTCTCTTGGAAAAATATTACCAGATAATATACTCATGATTCTAGAAGATGTGAATGAACCTGGTAGACTTGCTGATCTTGTCTCTTCTAATCTCAATTTAAATGTGGCCGAGGCACAACTTATTTTAGAAATTCTCGATCCTGTTGAGAGGCTTCATAAAATTAATGAAATCCTTACTCGTGAAATACAGATTCTGGCCATGCAGGCAAAAATCAAAAATGTTGCAAAAGATGGAATTACAAAAACTCAAAAAGAGTTCTTTCTTAGAGAGCAAATTAAAGCAATTAAAAATGAACTTGGTGATGACCATAATTCTGAGGCCCTCGATGAGTTCACTGAATTAAGACAGAAAATAGTTTCTGCAAATATGCCTGAAGAGGCCTACCAAGAATCAGCAAAGCAACTCTCTCGATTAGAAAAAATGCATCCTGACTCTTCTGAATCAAGCATCATTCGAAATTATTTAGATTGGATGATTGATGTCCCCTGGTCTGTGGAGTCCGAAGAGCATATAGATATTGACGCATCAAAAAAGATACTCGACGAAGATCACTTTGAGCTAGAGAAAGTCAAAGAAAGAGTTCTAGAGTATCTTGCTGTTCGACAGCTCAAGGGCAAAGAAATGAAAGGCCCTATCATGTGTTTTTCAGGGCCACCGGGTGTTGGAAAAACTTCTCTAGGTAAATCAATTGCTCGTGCAACCGGAAGAGAATTTGTCAGAATCTCTCTCGGAGGGGTGAAAGATGAAGCTGAAATCCGTGGACATAGAAGAACTTATGTCGGAGCTATGCCGGGAAGAATCATCCAAGCATTAAAACAGGCAGGTACAAATAATCCCGTCATTCTTTTAGATGAGGTTGATAAGTTAGGAGGGGATTTCAAAGGGGATCCATCTTCTGCACTACTTGAAGTTTTGGATCCAGAACAAAATCACAATTTTAGGGATCATTATCTTAACGTAAATTTTGATCTTTCAAACGTTATGTTTATAGCAACATCTAACGTCCTTTCAGATATTCCAGAACCTTTAAGAGACAGAATGGAAGTTTTAAGTTTGAGTGGATATACTCTCGAAGAAAAAACGGCCATTTGTTCTAGATATCTAATTCCCAAACAAATGGAAGAAAATGGTGTTAACGAGGAACAGATCACTTTTACAAAAGATGGGATTGTAAAAGTCATAAATAGTTTTACTTCTGAAGCAGGTCTAAGAAACTTGGAAAGACAGATAGGTTCATTGTGTCGAAAAGTAGCAATGAAGATTGCTAGAGGTAAAATTGAGCTAACAGAAATAAATCCAAATTCTGTAGAAAAATTATTAGGTCCGCCAATTTATACACAAGAAGAAGAAAAAGATAGAGATGAAATTGGAGTTGCTACTGGTCTGGCATGGACTGCACATGGGGGACAGATTCTCTACATCGAATCAACAAAAATGAAAGGTAGTGGTCTTACACTTACCGGTCAACTGGGCGATGTCATGAAGGAATCAGCAACCGCAGCTATTGGGCATATTCGCTCAAAAGCAAAAGATTATGGAATTGAAGAAGATTTCTATGAGAAATCTGAGTTTCATATACATATTCCCGCAGGGGCAACTCCAAAAGACGGCCCTTCAGCAGGGATTACACTAGCAACAACTATAATGTCATTACTCACAAATTTACCTGTCAGTAAAGATGTTGCCATGACTGGTGAGATAACTTTAACCGGTAAAGTCTTACCTATTGGTGGATTAAAAGAAAAAGCACTAGCGGCCATGCGTATGAATATTTCAACGGTAATTATTCCTTGGAAGAACAAGAAAGATCTGGTCGATATTCCTGAAGAATACAGAAAAAAATTAAATTTTGTACCAGTTAAAGAGCTAGAAGAGGTTCTTGAAGTTGCTCTTATTGGATGGAAAGATCGTGAAAACTCTCTAAAATTTTCAAAAAATAAAAAAATTAAGCGAAAGAATATTCCACCAGTTGCAGCATAA
- a CDS encoding response regulator, with translation MSQKSEVYIAVVDDSDLSRKSIVEILEQAGYNVVGDAADGTKAVLLAQTTNANLFIIDVVMPEVSGIELMGLIKDHKKSAAYIMMSSLKMESIILESITGGALDFLIKPFSKDTLLRSVAKLAKQIEEGSLE, from the coding sequence ATGTCACAAAAAAGTGAAGTCTATATTGCTGTCGTTGATGATTCAGATTTATCTAGAAAGAGTATCGTTGAAATCCTTGAACAAGCAGGTTACAACGTTGTGGGGGATGCCGCAGATGGTACAAAAGCGGTTCTTCTGGCGCAAACAACAAATGCAAACCTCTTTATTATCGATGTTGTGATGCCGGAAGTTAGTGGAATTGAGTTGATGGGTCTTATAAAGGATCATAAAAAAAGTGCGGCCTACATCATGATGTCTTCTCTGAAAATGGAAAGTATTATCCTAGAGTCGATCACTGGAGGGGCGCTAGATTTTCTCATCAAACCATTTTCCAAGGACACATTATTAAGATCTGTCGCGAAATTAGCAAAGCAAATTGAAGAAGGTTCGTTGGAGTAA